A single genomic interval of Sceloporus undulatus isolate JIND9_A2432 ecotype Alabama chromosome 2, SceUnd_v1.1, whole genome shotgun sequence harbors:
- the RDH5 gene encoding retinol dehydrogenase 5 isoform X1: MWCYVLLISVLWTVVWFFRDRRMLRTFKDKYVFITGCDTGFGNMLAKRLDKKGFQVLAGCLTQKGADNLQRSSSPSLRTTLLDVTNSESIRKAVEWVKGEVGEKGLFGLVNNAGVANPIGPTEWMNVEDYRKVMAVNTFGVIEVSLAFLPLLKHARGRVVNTSSVLGRLSANGGGYCVSKYTVEAFSDSLRRDMYHFGVKVSIVEPGFFKTAVTNLESIEASLRQLWDRMSPETRQSYGEDFFPNYLKVQKFIMNIICDPDLSKVTNCMEHALQAKHPRSRYSAGWDAKFVWLPATYLPAFLVDIVLATVLPKPAHRVR, translated from the exons ATGTGGTGCTATGTGCTGCTCATCAGTGTTCTTTGGACTGTGGTCTGGTTCTTCCGAGACCGGCGAATGTTGCGTACCTTCAAGGATAAGTATGTTTTCATCACAGGCTGTGACACAGGGTTTGGGAACATGTTGGCCAAGAGGCTTGACAAGAAGGGCTTCCAAGTGTTAGCCGGTTGTCTGACTCAGAAAGGGGCGGATAATCTACAGCGTTCCAGTTCACCAAGCCTCCGCACCACCCTCCTCGATGTCACCAACTCTGAGAGCATCCGCAAAGCAGTAGAGTGGGTGAAGGGTGAAGTGGGTGAAAAAG GGTTATTTGGTCTTGTTAACAACGCAGGCGTGGCCAACCCCATTGGCCCTACCGAATGGATGAATGTGGAGGACTACCGTAAGGTCATGGCAGTCAACACGTTCGGAGTGATTGAGGTATCTTTGGCTTTCCTGCCTTTGCTCAAGCACGCTCGTGGCCGCGTGGTCAATACCTCCAGTGTCTTAGGTCGCCTCTCAGCTAACGGTGGTGGCTACTGTGTTTCCAAATACACCGTTGAAGCCTTCTCAGACAGCCTCAG GAGGGACATGTACCATTTTGGTGTAAAGGTCTCCATTGTGGAACCAGGTTTTTTCAAGACTGCTGTGACCAACCTCGAATCAATAGAGGCCTCCTTGCGCCAACTCTGGGATCGAATGAGCCCTGAGACCCGCCAGAGCTATGGGGAAGACTTCTTTCCAAACT ACCTGAAGGTCCAGAAGTTCATCATGAACATTATCTGTGATCCAGATCTCAGCAAAGTGACCAACTGTATGGAGCATGCCCTGCAGGCAAAGCACCCTCGCTCCCGCTACAGTGCTGGATGGGATGCCAAGTTTGTATGGCTGCCAGCCACTTACCTACCTGCCTTCTTGGTGGACATTGTTCTGGCTACTGTTTTACCAAAACCAGCACACAGGGTCCGCTAG
- the RDH5 gene encoding retinol dehydrogenase 5 isoform X2: protein MWCYVLLISVLWTVVWFFRDRRMLRTFKDKYVFITGCDTGFGNMLAKRLDKKGFQVLAGCLTQKGADNLQRSSSPSLRTTLLDVTNSESIRKAVEWVKGEVGEKGLFGLVNNAGVANPIGPTEWMNVEDYRKVMAVNTFGVIEVSLAFLPLLKHARGRVVNTSSVLGRLSANGGGYCVSKYTVEAFSDSLRRDMYHFGVKVSIVEPGFFKTAVTNLESIEASLRQLWDRMSPETRQSYGEDFFPNFSGTVRAALFP from the exons ATGTGGTGCTATGTGCTGCTCATCAGTGTTCTTTGGACTGTGGTCTGGTTCTTCCGAGACCGGCGAATGTTGCGTACCTTCAAGGATAAGTATGTTTTCATCACAGGCTGTGACACAGGGTTTGGGAACATGTTGGCCAAGAGGCTTGACAAGAAGGGCTTCCAAGTGTTAGCCGGTTGTCTGACTCAGAAAGGGGCGGATAATCTACAGCGTTCCAGTTCACCAAGCCTCCGCACCACCCTCCTCGATGTCACCAACTCTGAGAGCATCCGCAAAGCAGTAGAGTGGGTGAAGGGTGAAGTGGGTGAAAAAG GGTTATTTGGTCTTGTTAACAACGCAGGCGTGGCCAACCCCATTGGCCCTACCGAATGGATGAATGTGGAGGACTACCGTAAGGTCATGGCAGTCAACACGTTCGGAGTGATTGAGGTATCTTTGGCTTTCCTGCCTTTGCTCAAGCACGCTCGTGGCCGCGTGGTCAATACCTCCAGTGTCTTAGGTCGCCTCTCAGCTAACGGTGGTGGCTACTGTGTTTCCAAATACACCGTTGAAGCCTTCTCAGACAGCCTCAG GAGGGACATGTACCATTTTGGTGTAAAGGTCTCCATTGTGGAACCAGGTTTTTTCAAGACTGCTGTGACCAACCTCGAATCAATAGAGGCCTCCTTGCGCCAACTCTGGGATCGAATGAGCCCTGAGACCCGCCAGAGCTATGGGGAAGACTTCTTTCCAAACT TTTCAGGTACTGTTAGAGCAGCACTGTTTCCATAG